A DNA window from Hordeum vulgare subsp. vulgare chromosome 1H, MorexV3_pseudomolecules_assembly, whole genome shotgun sequence contains the following coding sequences:
- the LOC123415487 gene encoding transcription repressor OFP13-like has translation MVKKQPLSSLFCPANSANKDTPPSSPSTPTATPQAWMWPSCHPTAHSFRSPSASAAAAKNAASHFLDSAESSSLTNSSARIHHDCAASESISTESEASGAAAEDMADAIVRGLRSDRLRFEPRALSSSILEKKPPPAPAHGHGAAAAMSFSGGVAVAFESADPYRDFRSSMEEMMTAHGGGDWDWLEKMLGWYLRANGKGTHAAIVSAFVDLVVTTNASCSSGHSSFTLAGSDLESSSAGRNGAFGLR, from the coding sequence ATGGTGAAGAAGCAACCATTGAGCTCTCTCTTCTGCCCCGCCAACTCGGCCAACAAAGACACTCCACCGTCGTCGCCTTCCACTCCGACGGCCACCCCACAGGCATGGATGTGGCCTTCCTGCCACCCAACGGCCCATTCCTTCCGGTCCCCGTCCGCTTCTGCGGCGGCAGCCAAGAACGCCGCGTCCCATTTCCTCGACTCCGCCGAGTCCTCCTCCTTGACCAACTCCTCCGCGCGCATACACCATGACTGTGCCGCCTCCGAAAGCATCTCCACCGAGTCCGAAGCCTCCGGCGCAGCGGCTGAGGACATGGCCGACGCCATAGTCCGCGGCCTCCGGTCCGACCGCCTCCGCTTCGAGCCCCGCGCGCTCTCCAGCTCCATCCTCGAGAAGAAGCCGCCACCGGCACCCGCGCACGGTCACGGGGCTGCGGCGGCGATGTCGTTCAGCGGCGGCGTTGCGGTGGCGTTCGAGTCCGCGGACCCGTACCGGGACTTCCGGTCGTCGATGGAAGAGATGATGACTGCGCACGGCGGGGGCGACTGGGACTGGCTGGAGAAGATGCTGGGGTGGTACCTCCGCGCCAACGGCAAAGGCACCCACGCCGCCATCGTCAGCGCGTTCGTCGACCTGGTCGTCACCACGAACGCCAGCTGCTCCTCCGGCCACTCCTCCTTCACTCTCGCCGGGAGCGACCTGGAGAGCAGTAGCGCCGGCCGCAACGGAGCTTTCGGCCTGCGGTGA